In Acropora muricata isolate sample 2 chromosome 11, ASM3666990v1, whole genome shotgun sequence, one DNA window encodes the following:
- the LOC136890131 gene encoding uncharacterized protein isoform X1 codes for MPGENRARPSHRSTDCTLLDNTVLVHTSVEPSSRQPIASSSVRQLVTIASHRGTTPPSKENEINGMQTIRTSLLQRDVSHKATEIIMHSWADASLKQYKPYLQTWTQLCSEWKIDPYDPPLTRVLDFLTSLFERGLKYDAINTAKSAISAITESKHGLTLGSQPLISRFMKGVFRSRPPIPRYEATWDVQVVLSHLASFAPVNQLDLKSLTHKLVMLVALVSAQRMQSIHLLDLQLMKTGTDMVEFAFPTHIKQSRPGYKHPSLQLKAYPTDPGLCVVTHLREYIARTQELRGSESKLLICYIRPHHAVSKDTIARWVRTVMMGAGLDVAIFKPHGTRSAATSKAKRECVPLTDILKHAGWSNHRTFDRFYNKPVMKDSTFADSVLKID; via the coding sequence ATGCCTGGCGAAAATAGAGCACGACCAAGCCACAGGAGTACTGATTGTACCCTATTGGACAACACAGTCTTGGTTCACACCTCTGTTGAACCTTCTAGTAGACAACCCATTGCTTCTTCCTCAGTCAGACAACTTGTTACTATTGCCTCACACCGGGGAACAACACCCCCTTCGAAGGAAAATGAGATTAATGGCATGCAAACTATCCGGACAAGCCTCCTGCAGAGAGATGTTTCTCACAAAGCAACCGAAATCATCATGCATTCCTGGGCAGATGCCTCCCTCAAGCAATACAAGCCTTACCTCCAAACCTGGACCCAGCTGTGTAGTGAATGGAAGATTGATCCTTATGATCCACCTCTAACTCGAGTCCTGGATTTTCTTACCTCCCTTTTTGAAAGAGGCCTTAAGTATGATGCCATCAATACCGCTAAGTCAGCAATATCGGCCATAACTGAATCCAAACACGGTCTTACACTCGGAAGCCAACCTCTAATCTCGAGGTTTATGAAAGGTGTGTTTCGAAGCAGACCCCCTATCCCTCGTTATGAAGCTACTTGGGATGTTCAAGTGGTCTTATCTCATCTGGCCTCTTTTGCTCCAGTAAACCAGTTGGACCTTAAATCCCTTACCCATAAACTTGTTATGTTAGTGGCACTGGTCTCGGCACAGAGAATGCAGAGTATCCATTTACTTGACTTACAGTTGATGAAAACAGGAACTGACATGGTTGAGTTTGCGTTTCCAACGCACATTAAACAAAGCCGACCTGGTTATAAACATCCATCACTTCAGCTGAAAGCTTATCCCACAGACCCTGGATTGTGCGTTGTCACTCACCTGAGGGAATATATTGCAAGGACTCAGGAACTACGAGGATCGGAGAGCAAGTTGCTTATATGCTATATACGACCTCATCATGCCGTGTCTAAAGACACCATAGCTCGTTGGGTGCGTACTGTAATGATGGGTGCTGGACTGGATGTCGCCATATTTAAACCACACGGCACACGATCTGCTGCAACATCGAAAGCCAAAAGGGAATGTGTCCCTCTCACTGACATATTGAAGCATGCTGGGTGGTCCAACCACCGAACATTTGACAGATTTTACAACAAACCAGTTATGAAAGACTCTACCTTTGCAGACTCTGTTCTTAAAATTGACTGA
- the LOC136890439 gene encoding uncharacterized protein: MSLKNSLVLAVCAFLVNVHASHSDDQWILASPRVCFGAKGNSYGLFAAPIDGNLVAIKLVYQFGFVTCDVDYENSWSFWGCGANLVNTVITDRHNHTLMPPTVFEKSVSGSKYYKIPGYDSLSPEIIISRFSATQVFAGKQLRLWFGEDLENKVEEDNGAGKVCCTVYAMYS, encoded by the exons ATGTCTCTGAAGAATTCCCTAGTTCTG GCCGTATGTGCTTTCCTTGTCAATGTTCATGCTAGCCACTCTGATG aTCAGTGGATCTTGGCCTCTCCTCGGGTGTGTTTTGGTGCCAAAGGTAACAGTTACGGCCTGTTCGCTGCTCCAATAGATGGCAATTTAGTCGCCATAAAATTGGTTTACCAGTTTGGGTTCGTGACCTGTGATGTTGACTACGAGAATAGCTGGAGTTTCTGGGGCTGTGGAGCAAACCTGGTAAACACAGTCATCACCGACAGGCACAATCACACCCTTATGCCACCTACGGTGTTCGAGAAGTCCGTCAGTGGCTCGAAATATTACAAGATCCCTGGATATGACTCGTTATCCCCTGAGATCATCATATCACGTTTTTCCGCAACTCAAGTGTTTGCAGGAAAGCAGTTGCGTCTGTGGTTTGGTGAAGATTTGGAAAATAAGGTGGAAGAAGATAACGGTGCAGGCAAGGTATGCTGCACAGTTTATGCCATGTATTCCTGA
- the LOC136890131 gene encoding uncharacterized protein isoform X2, with the protein MSASREDERNSQEDKNSSQEVGIGALAGILQGIQTSLADLSAATKSQSAAFQSLHEDLLLREDSSEEHKDNDSGETSTVDPTNVVTALLASSGDGVNCQPTTSQASSDTEQKSGILDSLTQAFISSVKKSPPIATQIADLIDNILSGKLSADTAKERGEKYFPPENCSRVGTVMVNEEIWDLLSRRAKTVDLAFQRVQDTLTQGLSSLALLADKLAKDAQTNTTICAKDVLQHVMDSLVLISQANWSLNMKRRELIKPDLESPFTKLCKPEIAPTTKLFGDDLSKQLKELTEVSRVGKQLQKKAPEQKRFYQKPYDRPRHTSNRKTIMGKKPFLAYGRATFQSGTSQKKSNQKSH; encoded by the coding sequence ATGTCCGCTTCCCGAGAAGACGAACGAAATTCGCAGGAAGATAAGAATTCATCGCAAGAAGTCGGCATTGGTGCCTTGGCGGGAATTTTGCAGGGAATTCAGACTTCGCTGGCAGACCTTTCTGCAGCTACGAAGAGCCAGTCAGCCGCTTTCCAAAGCCTCCATGAAGACCTTCTTCTCCGTGAGGACTCAAGCGAAGAACACAAGGACAACGATAGCGGGGAAACTAGTACGGTTGACCCAACTAATGTTGTGACTGCCTTGCTTGCCTCGAGCGGTGATGGTGTCAACTGCCAACCTACTACCAGTCAGGCAAGTTCTGACACAGAGCAAAAATCTGGCATACTTGATAGCCTGACACAGGCTTTTATTTCTTCTGTAAAGAAGTCTCCACCTATTGCTACCCAAATTGCTGATCTGATCGACAACATTTTATCAGGAAAGCTCTCCGCCGACACGGCGAAAGAGCGCGGCGAGAAGTATTTCCCGCCAGAAAACTGTAGCCGTGTCGGCACAGTTATGGTCAATGAAGAAATCTGGGACTTGTTATCCAGACGTGCTAAAACTGTTGATCTCGCTTTCCAGCGAGTACAAGATACCCTGACTCAGGGGCTTTCCTCTCTTGCACTTCTGGCTGATAAGTTAGCCAAGGATGCACAGACCAACACAACTATCTGCGCAAAAGACGTCTTGCAACACGTCATGGATAGTCTTGTGCTTATTAGCCAAGCGAACTGGAGCTTGAACATGAAGAGACGCGAACTGATCAAACCTGACCTAGAATCCCCCTTTACAAAGTTATGTAAACCAGAAATAGCTCCTACCACCAAACTTTTTGGTGATGATCTATCCAAGCAGTTGAAAGAACTGACCGAGGTAAGCCGAGTGGGAAaacaattgcaaaagaaagccCCAGAACAGAAACGTTTCTACCAGAAACCATATGACCGACCAAGGCATACCTCAAACAGAAAGACTATCATGGGAAAGAAGCCTTTTTTGGCGTACGGCCGTGCGACTTTCCAGTCAGGAACGTCGCAGAAGAAAAGCAACCAGAAGAGCCATTAA